A section of the Thauera chlorobenzoica genome encodes:
- the tadA gene encoding tRNA adenosine(34) deaminase TadA, which yields MNDEDYMRAALEQARQAGACDEVPVGAVVVLDGEIVGRGFNQPIGRHDPTAHAEVMALRDAGARLGNYRLPGATLYVTLEPCAMCSGAIMHARLARVVFGARDPKTGVAGSVLDLFAEARLNHHARIEGGLLADECARLLSGFFAARRGRTLVA from the coding sequence ATGAACGACGAAGACTACATGCGTGCCGCTCTGGAGCAGGCGCGCCAGGCCGGGGCCTGCGACGAAGTGCCGGTGGGTGCGGTGGTGGTGCTCGACGGCGAGATCGTCGGGCGCGGCTTCAATCAGCCAATCGGCCGCCACGACCCCACTGCCCACGCCGAAGTGATGGCGCTGCGGGATGCCGGCGCGCGCCTGGGCAACTACCGCCTGCCCGGCGCCACGCTGTACGTGACGCTGGAACCGTGCGCGATGTGCAGCGGCGCGATCATGCACGCGCGCCTCGCCCGCGTGGTGTTCGGCGCCCGCGATCCCAAGACCGGGGTCGCCGGCAGCGTGCTCGACCTGTTCGCCGAGGCGCGCCTGAACCACCATGCCCGTATCGAGGGCGGGCTGCTCGCCGACGAATGCGCACGCCTGCTGTCAGGCTTCTTCGCCGCCCGCCGTGGCCGCACGCTGGTGGCCTAA
- the holB gene encoding DNA polymerase III subunit delta', with protein sequence MIHPWLQPAWGRLVELGARLPHALLFVGAAGLGKRELAEALAARLLCDAPQADGHACGGCGPCQWRIAGNHPDLHHVVPAAEAAEAEGSEAAAREAGGKAASAQIVIEQIRELQAALNVTGHHSARRVVVLDPAEAMNPFTANALLKLLEEPPAGCVFLLVSSAPRRLLPTIRSRCQQWPFGPPDEAGLKRWKAQADPDARALLALSGGMPLAAERLARAGGAALLARFVRDLGSVQASGVLPLAGQWEAWLKSKEAQAAGFGLPELSGWMQRWVSDLAALRLGGRVRFFPAQEAVLAALASRSSVAAASACYNELAQIHKVSRHPLSLRLVLEDMLMRYARAVAGSRR encoded by the coding sequence ATGATCCACCCCTGGCTGCAGCCCGCCTGGGGCCGCCTCGTCGAACTCGGCGCGCGCCTGCCGCATGCGCTGCTCTTCGTCGGCGCCGCCGGGCTGGGCAAGCGCGAGCTGGCCGAGGCGCTCGCCGCGCGCCTGCTGTGCGACGCGCCGCAGGCCGACGGCCATGCCTGCGGCGGCTGCGGCCCCTGCCAGTGGCGGATCGCCGGCAACCACCCGGATCTGCATCACGTGGTGCCGGCTGCCGAGGCGGCCGAGGCCGAAGGGAGCGAGGCCGCCGCGCGCGAGGCCGGCGGCAAGGCCGCTTCTGCCCAGATCGTGATCGAGCAGATCCGCGAGCTGCAGGCGGCGCTGAACGTCACCGGCCATCACAGCGCGCGCCGGGTGGTGGTGCTCGATCCGGCCGAGGCGATGAACCCGTTCACCGCCAATGCGCTGCTCAAGCTCCTCGAAGAGCCGCCCGCGGGCTGCGTCTTCCTGCTCGTGTCCTCGGCGCCGCGGCGCCTGCTGCCGACGATTCGCAGCCGCTGCCAGCAGTGGCCGTTCGGGCCTCCGGACGAAGCCGGGCTGAAGCGCTGGAAGGCGCAGGCCGATCCCGATGCGCGCGCCCTGCTGGCCCTGAGCGGGGGCATGCCGCTGGCCGCCGAGCGGCTCGCCCGGGCCGGGGGGGCGGCCCTGCTCGCCCGCTTCGTCCGCGACCTGGGGAGCGTGCAGGCGAGCGGGGTGCTGCCGCTGGCCGGGCAGTGGGAGGCGTGGCTGAAGTCGAAGGAAGCGCAGGCCGCCGGTTTCGGCCTGCCCGAGCTGAGCGGCTGGATGCAGCGCTGGGTCAGCGACCTGGCGGCGTTGCGCCTGGGCGGGCGGGTGCGCTTCTTCCCGGCGCAGGAGGCGGTGCTCGCCGCGCTTGCCAGTCGCAGCAGCGTTGCTGCCGCGAGCGCCTGCTACAATGAGCTGGCGCAGATCCACAAGGTTTCCCGCCACCCCTTGAGCCTGCGCCTGGTGCTCGAAGACATGTTGATGCGCTACGCCCGCGCTGTCGCCGGATCCCGTCGATGA
- a CDS encoding RcnB family protein, producing MTISRVKTRSKLFTALALALTGALLATPAAAEKPDWAGDGKPERKQAAPAERGKAESPNRRQAQRDEAGRRDTRRDDARSESRGSERREDRDRARRGDHDERRTSVHVNTYFTDHHREAVRTYYTDRFHAGRCPPGLAKKRNGCMPPGLAKQWHIGRPLPRDVVYYDPPYDIMIRLGAPPEGHRFVRVAADILLIAVGTGMVVDALEDLNRM from the coding sequence ATGACGATATCTCGCGTGAAAACCCGCTCGAAACTTTTCACCGCGCTCGCGCTGGCCCTGACCGGCGCCTTACTGGCGACGCCGGCTGCGGCGGAAAAACCCGACTGGGCCGGCGATGGCAAGCCCGAACGCAAGCAGGCGGCCCCCGCCGAGCGCGGCAAGGCGGAGAGCCCGAACCGCAGGCAGGCGCAGCGCGATGAAGCCGGAAGGCGCGACACGCGGCGCGATGATGCGCGCAGCGAAAGCCGCGGCAGCGAGCGCCGGGAAGACCGCGACCGCGCACGCCGCGGCGATCACGACGAGCGCCGCACGTCTGTTCACGTCAACACCTATTTCACCGACCACCACCGGGAGGCGGTGCGCACCTACTACACCGACCGCTTCCACGCCGGGCGCTGCCCGCCCGGGCTGGCGAAGAAACGCAACGGCTGCATGCCGCCCGGTCTGGCCAAGCAGTGGCACATCGGCCGTCCGCTGCCGCGCGACGTGGTGTATTACGACCCGCCCTACGACATCATGATCCGGCTCGGGGCGCCGCCCGAGGGACACCGCTTCGTGCGCGTGGCGGCCGACATCCTGCTGATCGCGGTCGGCACCGGCATGGTGGTCGACGCCCTCGAGGATCTGAACCGGATGTAG
- a CDS encoding TatD family hydrolase — protein MYVDSHCHLDFPDLACREDEILTTMAANRVGAALCVGVKLEDFPRVLGLAERHPRLWASVGVHPDNADCEEPTVERLCELAAHPRVVAIGETGLDYHWHQDAPEWQRARFRTHIRAARAAAKPLIIHTRSAAEDTLRLMREEHAAEAGGVMHCFTESREVAEVALALGFYISFSGIVTFRNARELKEVAKIVPLERLLIETDAPYLAPVPHRGKTNEPGWVVHVAEELARLRGEPLERIEQATTDNFYRLFRHAQGPHSGSASAPQGT, from the coding sequence ATGTACGTCGATTCGCACTGCCACCTCGATTTCCCCGATCTTGCCTGCCGCGAGGACGAGATCCTCACCACCATGGCCGCCAACCGCGTCGGCGCTGCGCTGTGCGTCGGCGTCAAGCTGGAGGATTTCCCGCGCGTGCTCGGACTGGCCGAGCGCCATCCCCGGTTGTGGGCCTCGGTCGGGGTGCACCCCGACAACGCCGACTGCGAGGAGCCGACCGTCGAGCGCCTGTGCGAGCTCGCCGCCCATCCCAGGGTGGTGGCGATCGGCGAGACCGGGCTCGACTACCACTGGCACCAGGACGCCCCGGAATGGCAGCGGGCGCGTTTTCGCACCCACATCCGCGCCGCCCGCGCCGCCGCCAAGCCGTTGATCATCCATACCCGCAGCGCCGCCGAAGACACCCTGCGCCTGATGCGGGAAGAACACGCCGCCGAGGCCGGTGGCGTCATGCACTGCTTCACCGAGAGCCGGGAAGTGGCCGAGGTCGCGCTGGCGCTCGGCTTCTACATCTCGTTTTCGGGTATCGTCACCTTCCGCAATGCCAGGGAACTGAAGGAGGTGGCGAAGATCGTCCCGCTCGAACGCCTGCTGATCGAGACTGACGCCCCTTATCTCGCTCCGGTGCCGCACCGCGGCAAGACCAACGAACCCGGCTGGGTCGTGCATGTCGCCGAGGAACTCGCCCGCCTGCGCGGCGAGCCGCTCGAACGCATCGAACAGGCCACCACCGACAACTTCTACCGTCTCTTCCGCCATGCTCAAGGTCCTCACTCCGGCTCCGCTTCTGCCCCGCAGGGCACCTGA
- a CDS encoding alpha/beta hydrolase — translation MPLTPAARSLLDMVYRVGAPRFHELSVAQARRSFEKLQFAFRADAPAVASTVEVPIRRPDGSVLLARLYRPRSSPPAERLPVLVYFHGGGWCVGDVPSYDVLCRELANAAACAVLSVDYRLAPEHPFPAAVDDARLAFDWVAGHAETLGLDAARIALGGDSAGGNLAIVTALARREAGGLQPRFLLLIYPSTEIVSARASRARYAEGFFLDRESLRWFFERYLPQGNSEDWRASPMRASSLAGLPPMLLIGAEFDPLIDDCAAFAARVNAEGGAVDFVETAGMVHGFITLGKLFPEAGEALQRAAAALRRHLLETD, via the coding sequence ATGCCGCTCACTCCCGCAGCCCGATCTCTCCTCGACATGGTCTACCGTGTCGGTGCCCCGCGTTTCCATGAACTGTCCGTGGCCCAGGCCCGGCGCTCCTTCGAGAAGCTGCAGTTCGCTTTCCGCGCGGACGCCCCCGCGGTGGCGTCGACGGTCGAGGTGCCGATCCGCCGCCCCGACGGCAGCGTCTTGCTCGCCCGCCTGTACCGGCCGCGCTCGAGCCCCCCGGCCGAGCGCCTGCCGGTGCTGGTCTACTTCCATGGTGGAGGATGGTGTGTCGGTGACGTGCCGAGCTACGACGTGCTGTGCCGGGAACTGGCCAATGCCGCGGCCTGTGCGGTGCTGTCGGTGGACTATCGGCTCGCCCCCGAGCACCCCTTCCCGGCGGCGGTCGATGATGCGCGCCTCGCCTTCGACTGGGTCGCCGGGCATGCCGAAACGCTCGGCCTCGACGCCGCGCGCATCGCGCTTGGCGGCGACAGTGCGGGGGGCAACCTCGCCATCGTCACCGCGCTTGCCCGGCGCGAGGCCGGCGGGTTGCAGCCGCGCTTCCTGCTGCTGATCTACCCGAGCACCGAGATCGTCAGCGCACGCGCGTCGCGCGCGCGCTATGCCGAGGGCTTCTTCCTCGATCGTGAAAGCCTGCGCTGGTTCTTCGAGCGCTATCTGCCGCAAGGCAACAGCGAGGATTGGCGGGCATCGCCGATGCGGGCGTCTTCGCTCGCCGGGCTGCCGCCGATGCTGCTGATCGGGGCCGAGTTCGATCCCCTGATCGACGACTGCGCGGCGTTCGCCGCGCGGGTGAATGCCGAGGGAGGGGCAGTGGACTTCGTCGAAACGGCGGGCATGGTGCACGGCTTCATCACCCTCGGCAAGCTGTTTCCCGAAGCCGGCGAGGCGCTGCAACGGGCCGCGGCCGCTCTGCGCCGCCACCTGCTGGAGACGGATTGA
- a CDS encoding ankyrin repeat domain-containing protein translates to MRRAALVALAAAALAAGGAHAGSYDDALAAARFGDARALASLLDRGIDPDTVDAQGNTLLILAAREGQGAAVDTLLKRRVRIDYRNLAGDSALMLAVLRGHDDVARALLKAGAKVNHEGWAPLHYAAFEGRETLVDALVAAGAEVNAPAPNQATALSLAARNGHLGVVRRLLALAQTDLNALTDTGLSADVWAERQGNTDIAALIRAERQRRGLPAPALRLRIE, encoded by the coding sequence GTGCGCCGCGCGGCGCTGGTGGCGCTCGCCGCCGCCGCCCTGGCGGCGGGCGGAGCGCACGCCGGCAGCTACGACGACGCCCTCGCCGCGGCCCGCTTCGGCGATGCGCGCGCCCTCGCCAGCCTGCTCGATCGCGGCATCGATCCCGACACCGTCGATGCCCAGGGCAACACCTTGCTGATCCTCGCCGCCCGCGAAGGGCAGGGCGCCGCGGTCGACACCCTGCTGAAGCGGCGGGTGCGGATCGATTACCGCAACCTCGCCGGGGATTCGGCGCTGATGCTGGCCGTGCTCCGCGGCCACGACGACGTCGCCCGCGCCTTGCTGAAAGCCGGCGCGAAGGTCAATCACGAGGGCTGGGCGCCGCTGCATTACGCCGCCTTCGAAGGGCGCGAGACCCTCGTCGATGCGCTCGTCGCCGCCGGGGCCGAAGTCAACGCCCCGGCGCCCAACCAGGCCACCGCGTTGTCGCTGGCGGCGCGCAACGGCCACCTCGGCGTCGTCCGCCGCCTGCTCGCGCTGGCGCAGACCGACCTCAACGCGCTCACCGACACCGGCCTGTCGGCCGACGTCTGGGCCGAACGGCAAGGCAACACCGACATCGCCGCGCTGATCCGCGCCGAGCGCCAGCGCCGCGGCCTGCCCGCGCCGGCGCTGCGGCTCAGGATCGAGTAG
- the tmk gene encoding dTMP kinase, with protein sequence MSTVPPRPPAASPEPGPADALAPLAGAAVPRGRFITFEGIDGAGKSSQIAATVALLRARGLVVEQTREPGGTALGERLRELLLHEAMHLETEAMLMFAARREHLAARIEPALAAGCWVVCDRFSDATFAYQVGGRGLARDKFEALEAWVHPGLQPDLTLVFDLAPEIAAARVASSGADPDRFEREQRDFFVRVREAYLERARLAPQRICVVDADRAPDAIRAEIERLLGERFFR encoded by the coding sequence ATGAGCACGGTGCCGCCGCGCCCCCCGGCCGCGTCCCCGGAGCCGGGGCCCGCAGACGCGCTGGCGCCGCTTGCCGGCGCCGCCGTTCCGCGCGGACGCTTCATCACCTTCGAAGGCATCGACGGCGCCGGCAAGAGCAGCCAGATCGCCGCCACCGTGGCGCTGCTGCGCGCGCGCGGGCTTGTCGTCGAGCAGACCCGCGAACCCGGCGGCACGGCGCTGGGCGAGCGCCTGCGCGAGCTGCTGCTGCATGAAGCGATGCACCTCGAAACCGAAGCCATGCTGATGTTCGCCGCCCGCCGCGAGCACCTTGCCGCGCGTATCGAGCCGGCGCTCGCCGCCGGATGCTGGGTGGTGTGCGACCGCTTCTCGGATGCCACTTTCGCCTACCAGGTCGGCGGGCGCGGACTGGCGCGGGACAAATTCGAGGCCCTCGAAGCCTGGGTCCATCCCGGGCTGCAGCCCGATCTCACCCTGGTGTTCGACCTGGCGCCGGAGATCGCCGCGGCGCGGGTCGCCTCCAGCGGCGCCGATCCCGACCGCTTCGAGCGCGAGCAGCGCGATTTCTTCGTGCGCGTGCGCGAGGCCTACCTCGAGCGCGCACGGCTGGCACCGCAGCGCATCTGCGTGGTCGACGCCGATCGTGCGCCGGACGCCATCCGTGCCGAGATCGAGCGCCTGCTGGGCGAGCGTTTCTTCCGATGA
- a CDS encoding anaerobic sulfatase maturase, with protein sequence MTDALSPPAAYAAPLPPPAQARTRPFHTLAKPIGPACNLRCTYCFYLDKSALFPSSASLRMPDDVLENFIRDYIRLQDAAEISFAWQGGEPTLLGVDFFRKVLTLQQRFADGRPITNALQTNATLIDDAWGEFLAEHGFLVGVSIDGPAELHDSYRIDPRGGPSFARVRQGIEKLKQHRVEFNTLTVVNRRNVKHPLKVYRFLKDIGARFIQFIPLVEREVDANRGGGLASPPCPGERTRTRPAPWSVMPVAYGNFLTAIFDEWVREDVGSTFVQLFDNALGSWLGHGSSLCVFAETCGRAIAIEHDGSVYACDHYVYPQYRLGRLGERTLANMVDSPAQRKFGADKSDTLPAYCRRCEFRFACHGECPKHRFLDTPDGEPGLNYLCAGYRHFFRHIDPYMRKMAELLRQQRPAAQIMALARQWQGRPPRTGRPPPPTRS encoded by the coding sequence ATGACCGACGCACTTTCCCCGCCCGCCGCGTACGCCGCCCCCCTCCCGCCCCCGGCACAAGCGCGCACCCGCCCCTTCCATACCCTCGCCAAACCGATCGGGCCGGCGTGCAATCTGCGCTGCACCTACTGCTTCTATTTGGACAAGAGCGCGCTCTTTCCGTCGTCGGCCAGCTTGCGGATGCCCGATGACGTGCTGGAAAACTTCATCCGCGACTACATCCGCCTGCAGGACGCCGCCGAAATTTCCTTTGCCTGGCAAGGTGGCGAGCCGACCTTGCTCGGCGTCGACTTCTTTCGCAAAGTGCTCACCTTGCAGCAGCGCTTCGCCGATGGGCGCCCGATCACCAATGCGCTGCAGACCAACGCCACCCTGATTGACGACGCATGGGGCGAGTTTCTCGCCGAGCACGGTTTTCTGGTCGGTGTCAGCATCGACGGGCCCGCCGAGCTCCATGACAGTTACCGCATCGACCCGCGTGGCGGCCCCAGCTTTGCCCGCGTGCGGCAGGGGATCGAAAAGCTCAAGCAGCATCGCGTCGAGTTCAATACCCTGACCGTAGTCAATCGCCGCAACGTCAAGCATCCGCTCAAGGTATATCGATTCCTGAAGGACATCGGCGCGCGCTTCATCCAGTTCATCCCCCTCGTCGAGCGCGAGGTAGACGCAAACCGCGGCGGAGGTCTCGCCTCTCCCCCCTGCCCCGGCGAGCGCACCCGGACCAGGCCGGCCCCCTGGAGCGTGATGCCGGTCGCCTACGGGAACTTCCTTACCGCGATATTCGATGAATGGGTGCGGGAAGACGTCGGCTCGACTTTCGTCCAGCTGTTCGACAATGCGCTCGGAAGCTGGCTCGGACACGGCTCGTCGCTGTGCGTATTTGCCGAAACCTGCGGGCGGGCGATCGCCATCGAGCACGACGGCAGCGTCTATGCCTGCGATCACTACGTCTATCCGCAGTACCGCCTGGGCAGGCTGGGCGAGCGCACTCTGGCCAACATGGTCGATTCACCGGCGCAGCGTAAATTCGGCGCCGACAAGAGCGACACCCTGCCCGCCTATTGCCGACGCTGCGAGTTCCGCTTCGCCTGCCACGGCGAATGCCCGAAACATCGCTTCCTGGACACCCCAGACGGCGAACCAGGGCTCAATTACCTGTGCGCGGGCTACCGCCACTTTTTCCGCCACATCGACCCCTACATGCGGAAAATGGCCGAGCTGCTGCGCCAGCAGCGCCCGGCAGCGCAGATCATGGCGCTCGCCCGCCAGTGGCAGGGCCGGCCACCACGGACGGGGCGGCCGCCCCCCCCTACTCGATCCTGA
- a CDS encoding NRDE family protein — translation MCLIVFAWRAHPDYPLVVAANRDEYFERPAAPAHWWTDAPELLAGRDLEAGGTWMGLTRSGRFAALTNYRDPSRRVSGAPSRGALVRQALEDGRDAAASLHAFAAERARYAAFNLLLSDGRTLGVLESTTGAVHLLEPGVYGLSNHLVDSPWPKLVKARAGLAQRLGAFTPAAAEPRPIAEEALFDALLALLRDPTPAPDPHLPDTGISLEWERWLSPAFIRAPGYGTRCSSVVLFGSDGRVRLREWSWDTHGELRSEVTHGFTR, via the coding sequence ATGTGCCTGATCGTCTTCGCCTGGCGCGCCCACCCCGACTATCCGCTGGTGGTCGCGGCCAATCGCGACGAGTACTTCGAGCGCCCGGCGGCGCCGGCACACTGGTGGACCGACGCCCCCGAGCTGCTCGCCGGGCGCGACCTCGAAGCCGGCGGGACGTGGATGGGGCTGACGCGCAGCGGCCGCTTCGCCGCCCTGACCAACTACCGCGACCCCAGCCGCCGCGTCAGCGGCGCGCCTTCGCGCGGCGCCCTGGTGCGCCAGGCGCTGGAAGACGGCCGCGACGCGGCGGCGAGCCTGCATGCCTTCGCCGCCGAGCGCGCCCGCTACGCCGCCTTCAATCTGCTGCTGAGCGACGGCCGGACCCTGGGCGTGCTCGAAAGCACCACCGGCGCGGTGCATCTCCTCGAGCCCGGGGTGTACGGCCTGTCCAACCACCTCGTCGACAGCCCCTGGCCGAAGCTGGTGAAGGCGCGCGCCGGCCTCGCCCAGCGGCTCGGCGCCTTCACCCCGGCCGCCGCCGAGCCACGTCCCATCGCCGAAGAGGCGCTGTTCGACGCGCTGCTCGCGCTGCTGCGCGACCCCACGCCCGCGCCCGACCCCCATCTGCCCGACACCGGCATCAGCCTCGAATGGGAGCGCTGGCTCTCTCCCGCCTTCATCCGCGCGCCGGGCTACGGCACGCGCTGCAGCAGCGTGGTGCTGTTCGGCAGCGACGGCCGGGTCCGCTTGCGCGAGTGGAGCTGGGACACCCACGGCGAGTTGCGCAGTGAAGTGACGCACGGCTTCACTCGCTGA
- the ygfZ gene encoding CAF17-like 4Fe-4S cluster assembly/insertion protein YgfZ, whose protein sequence is MTAWTEHLAHLGATLGEHAVTFAEPATEAHAASTATIAVPLLHLGLIRSTGPDSAAFLHNLVSNEVNKLEPDAAVWNSFNSPKGRMIASFLMWPEAEGHALALSADILPAVLKKLSMYVLRSKVKLANAGAELALVGLAGPAAATILQAAGIPLPAADMKQAVDEAGVRCIRLGAQCFIIAAPADGAGPLFDALLAAGAIKAGTAAWQLVMVRAGLPLITAPTQEEFVAQMLNYELIGGVSFNKGCYPGQEIVARTQYLGKLKKRMYRVAIAAGIDAAPGMDLYAPDFGEQSAGKLVNVAPSPDGGLEALAVLQSSSTEAGEIHLGAPAGPALQLLALPYALS, encoded by the coding sequence ATGACAGCCTGGACCGAACACCTCGCCCACCTGGGCGCCACCCTGGGTGAGCACGCCGTGACTTTCGCCGAACCGGCAACCGAAGCGCACGCTGCCAGCACAGCCACCATCGCCGTGCCGCTGCTGCATCTGGGCCTGATCCGCTCGACCGGCCCGGATTCCGCGGCCTTCCTGCACAACCTGGTCTCCAACGAAGTCAACAAGCTGGAGCCCGATGCCGCGGTCTGGAACAGTTTCAATTCGCCCAAAGGGCGGATGATCGCCAGCTTCCTGATGTGGCCCGAAGCCGAAGGCCACGCCCTGGCACTGTCGGCCGACATCCTGCCCGCCGTCCTGAAGAAGCTGTCGATGTACGTGCTGCGCAGCAAGGTCAAGCTCGCCAACGCCGGCGCCGAGCTGGCGCTGGTCGGCCTCGCCGGCCCCGCTGCCGCGACCATCCTGCAGGCGGCCGGTATCCCCCTGCCGGCGGCCGACATGAAGCAGGCGGTCGATGAGGCCGGCGTGCGCTGCATCCGCCTCGGCGCGCAATGCTTCATCATCGCAGCGCCGGCCGATGGCGCCGGCCCCTTGTTCGACGCCCTGCTCGCCGCGGGCGCGATCAAGGCCGGCACCGCCGCCTGGCAGCTGGTCATGGTCCGCGCCGGGCTGCCGCTGATCACCGCGCCGACGCAGGAGGAATTCGTCGCCCAGATGCTCAACTACGAGCTCATCGGCGGAGTCAGCTTCAACAAGGGCTGCTACCCGGGGCAGGAAATCGTCGCCCGCACCCAGTACCTGGGCAAGCTCAAGAAGCGCATGTACCGCGTGGCGATCGCCGCCGGCATCGACGCAGCGCCGGGGATGGATCTCTACGCCCCCGATTTCGGCGAACAGTCCGCCGGCAAGCTGGTGAATGTGGCGCCCTCCCCCGACGGCGGCCTCGAAGCCCTCGCCGTCCTTCAGAGCAGCAGCACCGAAGCCGGCGAGATCCATCTCGGCGCCCCCGCCGGCCCGGCGCTACAGCTGCTGGCGCTGCCCTACGCCCTGTCCTGA
- the mltG gene encoding endolytic transglycosylase MltG — MMRFAFRVFTLLLVLAAVLAAGGGWYAHRPLALQADRVDFTVPRGVGMRQAATLIERAGVGVDARLLTLLARVSGRAHSIKAGSYEVHAGITPWQLILKLSNGDVSQGELLLVEGWTFRQVRQALESHPDLEPDSAGLAEAEILARIGAPERHLEGLFFPDTYLFDKRSSALEVLQRAYRAMQARLARLWDERDSALPLSSPYELLILASIVEKETGRPEDRPLIASVFANRLRIGMRLQTDPTVIYGLGAEFDGRLRRAHMDTDHPWNTYTRAGLPPTPIAIPGEAALRAAVRPEKSDFLYFVARGDGSSEFSRSLDEHNRAVNRFIRNGAKP; from the coding sequence ATGATGCGCTTCGCTTTCCGTGTTTTCACCTTGCTGCTGGTGCTCGCCGCGGTGCTTGCCGCCGGCGGCGGGTGGTATGCCCATCGCCCGTTGGCGCTGCAGGCCGACAGGGTCGATTTCACCGTGCCGCGCGGCGTCGGCATGCGCCAGGCGGCGACGCTGATCGAGCGCGCCGGAGTCGGCGTCGATGCCCGCCTGTTGACCTTGCTCGCGCGCGTCAGCGGCCGGGCGCACAGTATCAAGGCCGGCAGCTACGAGGTGCATGCCGGGATCACCCCGTGGCAGCTGATCCTGAAACTGTCGAACGGTGACGTCTCGCAGGGCGAGCTGCTGCTGGTCGAAGGCTGGACTTTCCGCCAGGTGCGCCAGGCACTGGAGAGCCATCCCGACCTCGAGCCGGACAGCGCGGGGCTGGCGGAGGCGGAGATCCTCGCCCGCATCGGCGCGCCGGAGCGCCACCTCGAAGGCCTGTTCTTCCCCGACACCTATCTGTTCGACAAGCGCTCGAGCGCGCTCGAAGTGCTGCAGCGCGCCTACCGGGCGATGCAGGCCCGGCTCGCGCGCCTGTGGGACGAACGCGATTCCGCGCTGCCGCTGTCTTCGCCCTACGAACTCTTGATCCTCGCCTCGATCGTCGAAAAGGAGACCGGACGCCCCGAAGACCGGCCCCTGATCGCGTCGGTGTTCGCCAACCGCCTGCGCATCGGCATGCGCCTGCAGACCGACCCGACGGTGATCTACGGCCTGGGAGCCGAATTCGATGGCCGCCTGCGCCGGGCGCACATGGATACCGACCATCCGTGGAACACCTACACCCGCGCCGGCCTGCCGCCGACGCCGATCGCGATTCCCGGAGAAGCGGCGCTGCGTGCCGCGGTGCGTCCGGAAAAGAGCGATTTTCTCTATTTCGTCGCCCGCGGCGATGGCAGCAGCGAGTTTTCACGCAGCCTCGACGAGCACAACCGTGCGGTGAACCGGTTCATTCGCAACGGAGCGAAACCATGA
- a CDS encoding L,D-transpeptidase, with protein MHIRIEIGAQCLSLYGDDGACIRRYPVSTAAKGAGEAMGSECTPRGRHRIRARIGAGAPAGAVFRGRRRTGEVWTPAFAARHPGRDWILSRILWLCGEEPGRNRGGTVDSMRRYIYIHGTGDDQPMGEPRSHGCVRMRNRDLIELFELVAAGTVVEISE; from the coding sequence ATGCACATCCGGATCGAGATCGGCGCGCAGTGCCTGTCGCTGTACGGCGACGATGGCGCCTGCATCCGCCGCTACCCGGTGTCGACTGCAGCGAAGGGGGCGGGGGAGGCGATGGGCAGCGAATGCACGCCGCGCGGCCGCCACCGCATCCGCGCCCGGATCGGCGCCGGTGCGCCAGCGGGGGCGGTGTTCCGCGGCCGGCGCAGGACCGGCGAGGTGTGGACGCCGGCCTTCGCCGCGCGCCATCCGGGGCGCGACTGGATTCTCAGCCGCATCCTCTGGCTGTGCGGCGAGGAGCCGGGACGCAACCGCGGCGGCACGGTCGATTCGATGCGGCGCTACATCTACATCCACGGCACCGGCGACGACCAGCCGATGGGCGAGCCGCGCTCGCACGGCTGTGTGCGCATGCGCAACCGCGACCTCATCGAGCTGTTCGAGCTGGTCGCGGCCGGCACGGTGGTGGAGATCAGCGAGTGA
- a CDS encoding PilZ domain-containing protein, with protein MSETPPAAARPGVLSVNISSKSALYAAYMPFLKNGGIFVPTPKTYKLGAEIFMLLQLIDDPTRHPVAGTVVWITPYGAQGGRTQGVGVHFSDDDAGKVLRGRIEQILAGHLGSSRPTHTL; from the coding sequence ATGAGTGAAACCCCTCCCGCCGCTGCACGCCCCGGCGTGCTCTCGGTCAATATCAGCTCGAAGTCCGCGCTTTATGCCGCTTACATGCCGTTCCTGAAAAACGGCGGCATTTTCGTGCCCACCCCGAAGACCTACAAGCTCGGCGCCGAAATCTTCATGCTGCTGCAGCTGATCGACGACCCGACGCGCCACCCGGTGGCCGGTACGGTGGTGTGGATCACCCCCTATGGCGCCCAGGGCGGACGCACGCAGGGGGTTGGCGTGCATTTTTCCGACGACGATGCGGGCAAGGTGTTGCGCGGGCGCATCGAGCAGATCCTCGCCGGGCACCTCGGCTCGAGCCGGCCCACGCATACGCTGTGA